The genomic DNA GCGCGCGGTCCCAGTTGCCGGACACCGGGGCGCCCGATGCATGCAGCGCACGGATACCGGCATCGAGCAGGGCTTCAACCGATGCATCGGAGTGCGCGGCTGTGCGGCTGTTGTGGGAGTTGTCGATGACAGTGGTGATACCTGCATCAATCGCGCCCAGCGCGGACAGCAGGGTGCCGACATACATGTCCTGCGGCCGGTAATGCTTGGCAAACGACAAATGCGTGGCGTTGGAGTAGTGCTCCAAGGTTTCGGCGTTGGAGTTGATCCGACGCAGCTGACCCTCCCAGGCGTGGCGGTGGGAGTCCACCATGCCCGGGATGGCGATCATGTCGTTGGCATCGATGACGATCGCGTCTTCGTCGCTCAGGTTCTCGCCGACGGCAGTGATGGCGCGCCCCGTGACCAGGATGTCGCCCTTCACGAGGTTGCCCACAGCCGGGTCCATGCTGATGATGGTTGCTCCGCGGATGAGCGTCTTTTCGACAGCGGCGGCCGTGGGTTGCTGAAGAATGTCTCGCGGGAGGGTGCTCATTGGGGCAAGCTCGGTTTCTGGGATGGAATGCACTCTATGCCTCGCGAACCCTGCGAAAAAGTCGCACTCCTCGTTTTTATTATTCGTAAGATGCGAATAATTATTGAGCGAACTGTGACCATAGGGTGGAAGCGAAATGGATCGGATCCTTGCGATGCAGGTGTACGTGCACGTGGTAGAAGCCAAGAGCTTCGTGCGTGCCGCCGAGGCCCTCTCCATGCCCCCGTCCACCGTCACCGGCTTGATCAAGGGCTTGGAGAAGCACTTGCGCGTCCGCCTGCTCAATCGGACTACGCGCAGCGTCAGCCCCACCTCGGACGGCGAGCGCTACTACGTACAGTGCCGCGAGATTCTCAACCAGATTGAACAGGCGGAAAGCGGCCTGAAGTCGTCGCCACAGGACTTGCGGGGGCGGTTGAGGATCGACATGCCAGGCGGCCTCGCGCACTCGATACTCCTCCCGAACCTGGACAGCTTCCGCCGCCAGTATCCCGGGGTCCATCTGATGATCGGCGTGGGTGACCGGCCGGTCGACCTCGTCCAGGAGGGTGTGGACTGCGTGATCCGGACCGGGCCGCTGGAAGACTCCACCCTCGTAGCCCGGCCGCTGGGCAACTTCCGCTGGATCACCTGCGCCGCGCCAAGCTATCTGGAGGTATATGGCGTCCCGGAATCACTTGAAGACCTCGTCGGGCACCGCGCGGTCCACCATTTTTCCTCTGGTTTGAGGGGCGGTGCCAGCCTGCTCTTCTCGGTCGATGGGAAGAGACAGGTAGTACCTATGGAGGGCTCGGTCGCCGTCAATGAGACCGAGCTCTACATCAAGCTGTGCATGAAGGGATACGGCCTGGCACAGTTGCAAGGCGTACTGGTCGAGAAGCAGTTGCAGGATGGCAGCCTGCTTGAGGTGCTTCAGCAGTGGCGTCCGCCGTCGGTGCCGGTTTCGATCCTGTATCCGCACCACCGTTATGGATCGCCCATCGTCCAAGCATTCATAGCTTGGGCTACAGAGCTTTTCTCCGCGAAGAGCGAGAAGGCATAGATCGCGAAGTCAGCCGTGGCGTCCAGAGATTCCGAGGCGGTGTCGAGCATCTATCTCTCGTGTGGACTGCTAGAGATAGCGTATCCCTCAGACAGATGCCTCCCGAAAGCCGCCGCCGGGCAAGGTGTCCGCTTTCGGCCAGGAGCAGTCGTCGCGAAGCGTAAGCCGAAGGTGGGCCTAGTCGAGCTTTGTCGAGGAAGCCAGATCACCCTTTGTTGACACTTCAGTAAAGGCAGTCTCGGCTCCAGCCGGTAATGGCACTCGCATCCCGAACCTAAGTTGCCTCTAGTTCGCTAAATATCTGGAGCGGAATCCGCACCAGTAGCAAATTGCAAAGCGAGCACCCGCTGCTTCCGGATGAGCTTGCACGTACGCCCTGCGCGCCGCCGAAATCTCGGGGGCGGCGCGCGATGAGTGGAGCGATCTGGCGCGTCCGCGGCAGACGCAAGGCCCTCTCGATTAGCGAGGGCCCGGCCTCGGGTCGATCGATACCGAGAAGCCCCGTAACGGAGCGTCGAGCGGCCCACCGAGCGCTAGCAGACGCTCCATTGCTTGGTCGTCGCCGGTACGGCGTGAACCGGCATCCGATCGTCAAGGGCGCGGACGGGGCGATGCCGCCCGCGCAATGGCGTTACCTGCTGGTCGGCGAGAAGTTCTGAGCTCCGCGCGTCTTTCGCCACTGGATCCACGCGATCGCGGCGACGAAGAAGACGCTGCACAGGTAACTGCCTTCCGGCCCTTGGGCGCCACCGGTCAGGGTGTCGAGGCCTTGCGGGCGCAGCGCCACCAGCAGCGCCGGCAAGTGCGCATCGATGCCGGTGACGGGCAGTTCGAAGCCGGTCGCGAGCAACCAGTTCCATCCCGCGTGCCAGCCCATCACGCCCCAGATATTGCCGGTCCGCAGCGCCCAGGCGCAGGCGAACAGCGAGAGCAGGAACGTGCCGAGCATGACCCGAGGCGGCTGGTGCGGACTGAAATGCAGGAAGCAGAAAACGAGCGACACCAGCAGCACTGCCACCGCGACATTGGTCTTGCGCGCCACCACCGACAGCATCCAGCCGCGGAAGATGACTTCCTCCACGCTCGCCTGGAACATGAAACTCAATAGGAGCAGACCGATGTGCAGCAGACTGACGGGCGACCGCCAGGCCTGCCCCAAGCCCGCCGCCTGCATGCTGCCAGCCATCCAGATCGCGACTACGACCAGCGCGGTCGTGCCGATTCCAAAGGCCAGTCCGCGCAGGAACGTTTTCAGCGGCGCCGGACCGGTCAGCCCGATACTCGCCAGCGAGCGCCCTTCGACGAAGCGTACCCAGGCGAGCACGGCCGCCAGCGTCGGCGCGACGCCGATCCACAGCAGCGCATACAAGCCAGCGAGGCCGATCGGATCGCCGCGCGGCGTCGACCAATGCTGCGACTGCATCCACCCGTCCAGCGCGATCACCGGTACCGCGTTGAACAGGATCATCAGGATCGGCGTCAGCCAGGCCCAGGGCAGCCAGCCGCGCGCCGGATCGGGCGAATACAGGGCAACGGGGGTCATGCGGGGCTCCATGTCGAGGTGATCGCCGCTGCAAGTTGCCGTCCGCACGGGGGCGTAGCAACCCGTTTGCGACCAAGCCACAGAAGCCGCCGATGAATCACCCGGATCGCCGACGAAATGACGCTGAGTCGTCGCCCGTGGTGTCCGCTTTGGGTGGCGGTTTCATATGTTCGATGAAACACAGACAGCTGCCCAAGCAACAGGAGTGTTGCGAATGAAGCGAACGACAAGGATTCAGTACACCGACAGCCACAAAGCCCTGATGTGGGACCGCTGGCGGCAGGGCGAGTCGTTGCACCAGATTGCGAGGCTGTTCGATCGGCATCACTCATCCGTGCTACGGGTTCTCGCCGAGACTGGCGGGATCCGGCCGCCGGTCCGTCGACGATCCCCGCGGGCGCTTAGTCTGGTTGAGCGCGAAGACGTATCCCGGGCGCTGGTTGCCGGCCATACGATCCGCTCGATCGCATCCCTGTTCCAACTGACTGACGGCGAGCGCCACCGTGGACGTAGCGATGGCGCGCTGGCGCGCGACAGCGGAGAAGCTGCCGGCATCAGGGACATCCAGCAGCAGGTGCAGCGCGTCGATCCTGTCAAGGTCTGTCCTCTCAAGGCCTTCATGGCCCGCCACGCCCAGGTGGGCGGCTGCGCGCAGCGTGTCATCGGTGATCCCCCGTTACTGCGGGCCCTGCTCTGCCGCCGGGCGCAGTAGACGCACAACACTACGAGTGTGCGGCTCAGCATGAGAATCGAGCGCATCGCCCTGCGTGTACAAACTCACTTGGAATGAGTCACTGGCGCGAATGGCCTCTGCAGGAAAGTTGGCGCCCGCTTCAGTCCTCAATCGTTACGCCTTCCAACACACCGAATCTACCCGAATCAATAGGATCCACGCGGGAGTTTCGAACCCCGTCCTCTATTCGATAAAAGAAGCCGGTGACCCGAACAAATCTAGCACTCCCAGACAAACCCGAGAGCGAACGATCCTCAGACCGCACATTCTTCTCCGGGTAGATGACCATCGAGCTAGCCGTATCCCTCAAACCCATCGCATCCTCCGACGGGAAGACAAGTACAACATCGTTTATCTGGTCCACCCACGCTCCAAACGATACCTTCATCCCTTCATATCGCTCTGGCGCCGCAAGAACGCTTGAAATTGAAGTCATGCAGGTTGGAGGCGCATCGCCGTTGCCGCGCATCTTGCAGGCTCCAGGCACTCGACCCTGCGCCTGAGATTCCGAGGGGCGCTCACAGCCGGAAAGCACCGACAGGGCCAACGCCACTACCACCGTGATTGCACCCAAATGAGCATTCATCATTTCAGCTCGAGAAAATAGTTCTCAGCGGGTAGGTATGCACTTTCATCCGAACCCGCGGCTCTCACCGCCTTGCTCATCCCATTGAAGTCAAACCCCATGACAGAACCACTCGGCGTGGCCACGTAGCTGTTTACACCCGCAGATTTCGCCAGCTCAAGGTCGCCTCGGTAAAGGCTACCCTCCCATCGCTTCCCACCGTAGCAGTATCCCCGCTGATCCAGCGCAGGACGCGAGACCTCAAGGGGGTCCAACTGTTGCTGTGGGCATGCGGAGCTAGAAAGCACCGTGCGTACCTAGGCATCAAGGCAGAGGGTGCTCTAGGGAAGGCCTGAGCAGATCACCCGCACTGCTGGATTCATGAGCCGAGTGACCTCCGCCCCCTGTCTGAGCAGCGGATATTGTTTAAAAAAAACGGGGTTTTGAAGGTACCGTCGGGCGTCCCCAGACGCAATTATCCTGTCGCCGGCAGAAACTGCCGGCGTGTCATCCACAGATGGGACAGCGCAAACAGGGTCAACACCTGTGCGCTGTTCTTGGCCAGGCCTCGGTAGCGCACCTTGGTGTAGCCAAACAGGCGCTTGATGACGCGGAAGGGATGTGATCCAGCCCCTGTTTCATGGACACCCGGTTAAGTGATTTGATATCACAACTTGAAGGTGCCCAGATGATCAAGAAGACGACCAAGAAGAGTGCTCAGAAGCCCGCGCCGCCGACGACCCGTAAACGCTATGGCGAGGAGTTCAAGGTGCAGGCGCTGGAGCGTGCTCGGCGCGATGGTGTAGCCCAGGCTGCGCAGGACCTCGGCCTGCAGGCTCAGCAGCTCTACACGTGGCGAGCCCGCGCACAGGAGAGGGATTCGCTCAGCGAGGAGCAACGCACGGCCCAGGCGGACCTGGCCAAGCTCAAGCGCGAAGTGGCGCGGTTGTCCGAAGAGAACGACTTCCTAAAAAAAGTGGCGGCGCACTTCGCCAAGGGTTCCAAGTGAAGTGCGCCGTGATCGCTGAGCACGTTGGTGAGCACACGGTATCTCTGATGTGTCGTGTGCTTGCGATTTCCCGAACCGGCTTCCACGCATGGCATCGCCGCAAGCCCTCGGCCAGAGCACAGCGGCAGTCAGAACTGGATGTCCAAGTGCAGGGTGCATTCGTGACAGCCAGACGCCGCGAAGGCGCGCAGCGGTTGAGTCGAAGGCTCCGCCGCGGGCGCCGTCAGGTCGCCGAAAGTCTGCACCGGCAAGGTCTGCGCGCCAAGGCAGCACGTCGATACAAGGCAACGACCAACTCTCGGCACAATCTTCCGGTGGCTGAAAACCTGCTCAATCAGAACTTCCGCACCGAGCGGCCAAACCAGGCCTGGGTCAGCGACATCACCTATATTCAGACCGAGGAGGGCTGGATGTACTTGGCTGTGGTGCTGGACCTTTACTCCCGCAAAGTCGTAGGTTGGGCGATGGACAGTCGCATGACCGCGACGCTGGTGTGCGACGCCCTGCTGATGGCTCTTTTCCGGCGCAAGTTCCCACGTGGTGTGATCGTACATAGCGACCGCGGCTCGCAGTACTGCTCAAAAGAGCATCGGAGCTTGCTGGAGAACTACGGGTTGGTGCCCAGCATGAGCGCCAAGGGAAATTGCTATGACAACGCCGCGATGGAGAGTTGGAACCACAGCCTGAAAGTGGAGGCCATCCACGGCGAGCGCTTCGCCACACGCGAGCAAGCCAAAGCCGAGGTGTTTGACTACATCGAGGTCTACTACAATCGATCACGCCTGCACTCGACCTTGGGCTACGTCAGCCCGGATCAGTTCGAGCTTGAAAATATAGCTTAACCCCGTGTCCATGATTCGGGGGCTAGATCAATGCTCCACCTTCGCCCGCATGCTGGCCTTGCAACGCTCCCAGCGCTCGTGCTGTTGGCGATCGCGCGCGTCCTTGATCCCCTTCACCTTGCCGCGCTTCTTCGCAATCAGGAAGGCTTCCTTGGAGTCCTGAAGCTCGGGCCGCGACTCCGCCCCGGTATAGCCACTATCGCCCAGCACGCAGCCCTCCTTCCCGTGCAGAAGCTCGTGCGTGACCGTGACGTCGCCGACATTGGCAGCCGTGCATGTCACATGGTGCACAAGGCCTAGGCTCGCTCAGCGCCAGCAGACGCTTCGAGGGCACTACGTGATCCATTTCATTGAGGAACAACTCGCGGCGCGTCTTCTTGCGCTGGCCCGCCCATCACCTGCTTGGCGGCTGCATGAACTCGATTGTGATGTGATCGGGGCCGGAGACGTAGGCCGCTAGTGTCCCCTTGCGTGGACCGCCTGGAATGGGTTGTGGACTGCCCTTCGCCTTCCATCCCGCAGCCTCTACACGGGCGATGGCGGAGTGAATATCCTCCACGGTC from Stenotrophomonas sp. 169 includes the following:
- a CDS encoding LysR family transcriptional regulator, which gives rise to MDRILAMQVYVHVVEAKSFVRAAEALSMPPSTVTGLIKGLEKHLRVRLLNRTTRSVSPTSDGERYYVQCREILNQIEQAESGLKSSPQDLRGRLRIDMPGGLAHSILLPNLDSFRRQYPGVHLMIGVGDRPVDLVQEGVDCVIRTGPLEDSTLVARPLGNFRWITCAAPSYLEVYGVPESLEDLVGHRAVHHFSSGLRGGASLLFSVDGKRQVVPMEGSVAVNETELYIKLCMKGYGLAQLQGVLVEKQLQDGSLLEVLQQWRPPSVPVSILYPHHRYGSPIVQAFIAWATELFSAKSEKA
- a CDS encoding type II CAAX endopeptidase family protein, with amino-acid sequence MTPVALYSPDPARGWLPWAWLTPILMILFNAVPVIALDGWMQSQHWSTPRGDPIGLAGLYALLWIGVAPTLAAVLAWVRFVEGRSLASIGLTGPAPLKTFLRGLAFGIGTTALVVVAIWMAGSMQAAGLGQAWRSPVSLLHIGLLLLSFMFQASVEEVIFRGWMLSVVARKTNVAVAVLLVSLVFCFLHFSPHQPPRVMLGTFLLSLFACAWALRTGNIWGVMGWHAGWNWLLATGFELPVTGIDAHLPALLVALRPQGLDTLTGGAQGPEGSYLCSVFFVAAIAWIQWRKTRGAQNFSPTSR
- a CDS encoding IS3 family transposase (programmed frameshift), translated to MIKKTTKKSAQKPAPPTTRKRYGEEFKVQALERARRDGVAQAAQDLGLQAQQLYTWRARAQERDSLSEEQRTAQADLAKLKREVARLSEEKRLPKKSGGALRQGFQVKCAVIAEHVGEHTVSLMCRVLAISRTGFHAWHRRKPSARAQRQSELDVQVQGAFVTARRREGAQRLSRRLRRGRRQVAESLHRQGLRAKAARRYKATTNSRHNLPVAENLLNQNFRTERPNQAWVSDITYIQTEEGWMYLAVVLDLYSRKVVGWAMDSRMTATLVCDALLMALFRRKFPRGVIVHSDRGSQYCSKEHRSLLENYGLVPSMSAKGNCYDNAAMESWNHSLKVEAIHGERFATREQAKAEVFDYIEVYYNRSRLHSTLGYVSPDQFELENIA